The genomic region AACGCCAGGATCGTCTCCGACAACAACCCCGGGCACTGCTTCGACGAGCTGGTGTCCTCGGTCGGAGCCCTCGCCCGCGCAGTGGGGCACCGTCCCCGACCTAACGCCGGGGCGGCCTGAGGCCGAGACCGTGGCCCAGACGGTGGCGGAGGCGGTGGCGGACGCGGTGGCGGAGGCGGTGGCCGTGCCGGCCCGGGGATATTCCCCGGGCGGGTCGGCAGATCGCCAGACGGGTAGCCGCTCGCTAGGATGGTAGCTGCGCCGAGGTGACATGAGGCGGATGTTGTCGCACCCAGCCGAAGGAACACCCCATGTCACAGCCCGCCCTCACCGTCCCGGCCCCTGGACAGGCGGCCGGCCGCAGTCGCCGCCTGCTCGAAATCGCGGGCGCCGCGGCCATCGCCGCCACCTACGTCTTCCTGGTGCTCACCCAGCCCGCGGACATTGCCAACGGCCCGGCCAGCTTCTCGGCTCTCGTGGCCCTCGGCGGATTCCTGCTCGGCGCGGTCCTCCTGATTGTCGCCGTCCTGCCCGTCCTCCCCACCTCCACCCTCGTCCTCATCCCGGTGGCACTGGTCCTTAACGTGGTCCTCGGACAGCTCATGGGCAGCACCGGCCTGCCCTTCTACATCGACGCGATCGGCACCGTCCTGATCGCCGTGCTCGCCGGGCCCGCCGCCGGTGCCGCCACGGGCGCCCTGAGCAGCATCGTCTGGTCCTTCTTCAACCCCACCGTCCTGCCCTTCGCCGCCGGGGCGGCCCTCATCGGCTTCCTCGCAGGCATGGCTGCCCGCGGCGGCCTGTTCCGCCGCTTCTACCTCGCCCCGATTGCCGGCTTCGTCACCGGCATCCTCGCCG from Arthrobacter sp. NicSoilB8 harbors:
- a CDS encoding ECF transporter S component — its product is MSQPALTVPAPGQAAGRSRRLLEIAGAAAIAATYVFLVLTQPADIANGPASFSALVALGGFLLGAVLLIVAVLPVLPTSTLVLIPVALVLNVVLGQLMGSTGLPFYIDAIGTVLIAVLAGPAAGAATGALSSIVWSFFNPTVLPFAAGAALIGFLAGMAARGGLFRRFYLAPIAGFVTGILAGVVSAPIAAFVFGGTSGLGTGAIVSAFRAMGDTLLAAITKQALISDPMDKAIVFTIAALLAYALPRRTTFQFPFVRRFRVLAGKAPSAPDA